TAACAAACTTGACAAGGAAGAATCCATGGATGTGGAGGCTTCCAGCATTAACAATAGCAGTAGCAGTTCCAAGAGTGTCAACAATAGTATTACAAGCAGTAACAGCTCCACAATGGGTACCTCAGCTGTAACAACCTCTCTACCTCACATAGGGGATCTGACAACATTAGGCAACTTTTCAGTGATAAATAGTAATGTAATAATTGAAAACCTTCAGAGTACTAAAGTGGCAGTAGCACAGTTCTCACAGGAAGCGAGATGTAACGGTGCGTCGAACAACAAGCTTGCTGTACCTGCCCTGATGGAGCAACTGTTGgctttacagcagcagcagatccaCCAGTTGCAACTGATTGAACAAATTCGTCACCAAATATTATTGTTGGCttcccaaaatacagacatGCCAACATCTTCTAGCCCGTCTCAAGGTACTTTACGAACATCTGCCAACCCCTTGTCCACATTAAGTTCCCATTTatcccagcagctggctgcagcagctggattAGCACAAAGCCTTGCTAGTCAATCTGCCAGCATCAGTGGTGTGAAACAGCTACCCCCTATACAGCTACCTCAGAGCAACCTTGGCAACACTATAATTCCATCCAGTAGTGGCTCTTCTCCAAATATTAACATACTGGCAGCAGCAGTTACAACACCGTCCTCAGAAAAAGTGGCTTCAAGTATTGGTGGCTCACAGCTCAGCAACCCACCAGTATCAGCATCATCTTCACCAGCTTTTGCAATAAGCAGTTTATTAAGTCCTGCATCTAATCCACTTCTACCTCAGCCCACCCCTAATAACTCTGTTTTCTCCAGTCCCTTGTCCAATATTGGAACACCTGCAGAGGATTTAAACTCCTTGACTGCCTTggcacagcaaagaaaaagcaagccaCCAAATGTAACTGCTTTCGAAGCGAAAAGTAATTCAGATGAGGCGTTCTTTAAGCATAAATGCAGGTTCTGTGCTAAAGTGTTTGGGAGTGACAGTGCCTTGCAGATTCATTTGCGTTCTCACACTGGTGAGAGGCCATTTAAATGCAACATATGTGGAAATAGGTTCTCCACAAAGGGAAACTTAAAAGTCCACTTTCAGCgtcataaagaaaaataccctCATATTCAGATGAATCCGTACCCAGTGCCAGAGCATTTGGACAATATTCCTACAAGCACGGGTATTCCTTACGGGATGTCTATACCACCAGAGAAACCTGTCACGAGCTGGCTGGACAGCAAGCCAGTCCTCTCCACCTTGACGACTTCTGTGGGGCTGCCACTCCCACCAACAATACCAAGCTTGACCCCGTTCATCAAAACTGAGGAACCTCAGCCGATTCCCATTAGCCATCCTTCTGCTAGCCCTCCCTGCTCTGTCAAGAGTGACTCGGGAACAGCTGACCCCACATCAAAAATCTCCAATGGACTTTCTGATGAGGTAGAGGCTGGTGCTTTGCCTACCTCAAatggcaaaacagaagaaaaccctCAAAACGCAAGCTCCGTCACTAACGTGAGCAGCTCTGTGAGCTCACCGGCAGCAGACTCGGGCTCCAGCAGCGTTGCCACTTTTACAAATCCACTGATGCCTCTAATGTCAGAGCAGTTTAAGGCAAAATTTCCATTTGGAGGACTATTGGATTCAACGCCAGCATCCGAAACATCGAAATTACAGCAACTGGTAGAAAACATAGATAAAAAGGCAACTGATCCTAATGAGTGTATCATTTGCCATCGAGTTCTCAGTTGCCAGAGCGCACTGAAAATGCATTATCGCACGCATACTGGTGAGAGGCCGtttaaatgtaaaatctgtGGTCGCGCTTTCACTACTAAAGGCAACTTAAAGACTCATTACAGTGTCCACCGTGCCATGCCCCCACTGAGAGTACAACATTCATGCCCAATCTGCCAGAAAAAATTCACCAATGCCgtagtgctgcagcagcataTCCGAATGCACATGGGAGGGCAGATCCCTAACACCCCGGTCACAGAAAACTATCCTGAGTCAATGGAATCCGATACGGGATCTTTTGATGATAAGAATTTTGATGATATAGACAACTTCTCAGATGAGAACATGGAAGACTGTCCTGACAGCAGTGTGCCAGATACACCTAAATCTGCAGACGCATCGCAAGACAGCTtgtcttcttcccctctgcccctGGAAATGTCAAGTATTGCTGCTTTAGAAAACCAGATGAAGATGATCAATGCAGGACTTGCTGAACAACTTCAGGCAAGCTTAAAGTCAGTTGAAAATGGGTCAGTGGAAGGGGATGTTTTGACTAACGATTCGTCATCGGTCGGCGGTGATATGGAAAGCCAAAGTGCTGGAAGCCCTGCTGTCTCAGAGTCTACCTCTTCCATGCAGGCCTTGTCCCCATCCAACAGCACTAATGATTACCACAAGTCACCAAGTATTGAAGATAAACCAGTAAGAGCTTTACCCAGCGAGTTTGCCAATGGTTTGTCTCCAACCCCTGCAAACAGTGGTGCTTTGGACTTGACATCTAGTAACACTGATAAAATGATTAAAGAAGAGTCTCTGAGTATGCTCTTTCCTTTCAGAGATAGAGGTAAATTTAAAAACACCGCATGTGACATTTGTGGCAAAACATTTGCTTGTCAGAGTGCCTTGGACATTCATTACAGAAGTCATACCAAAGAGAGACCATTTATTTGCACAGTTTGCAATCGTGGCTTTTCCACAAAGGGTAATTTGAAGCAACACATGTTGACACATCAAATGCGAGATCTACCATCACAACTTTTTGAGCCCAGCTCCAGTATCGGCCCTAATCAGAACTCTTCGGTTATGCCTGCTAATTCGCTGTCATCGCTCATAAAGACCGAGGTTAACGGCTTCATGCACGGCTCTCCTCAGGATAGCAAGGAGACACCCTCTGGTCTAGCTGCTGCAGGGCCgctctcctcctctgccacGTCCCCTGtcttgctgcctgctctccccagaAGAACCCCTAAACAGCACTACTGCAACACGTGTGggaaaactttttcttcctccagcgCTCTGCAGATCCACGAAAGGACGCACACTGGTGAGAAACCTTTTGCCTGCACTATATGTGGAAGAGCATTCACAACAAAAGGCAATCTGAAGgtactttttcctcttgctgttctTAGGTTTCATTTTGGCCTTGCTGGGGTTTTTGCAGTGTTCACATCTGTTAGAGTTGCAAGCAGTGGTACCTTTGGGTGTCTGTGGCCTGACAGCTGGAGTGTTTGTTTAGTCAGCCCTGGTGGTAGTACTAGATGGGCTCTTGTTGAGTGCTTGCACTGGCAGCAGGTCCGAAGCGTGATCTGTTTTTGATGCTTAATTAGAGTTCACCTACCAGCAAAGACCATCTATGTACAGTGTGAAACAGAACAGCCAAGTATtggtaagaaatattaattaatagaGAAATGCATTCAGTAACTCACACACCTCTTAAAGAAGTGAAAGGCTATCAaagatgttgtttttttgtaacTATCATGTAAAATGatgactgtttaaaaaaactATTAACATAATTCTGGAACTAATGGGCATTGCTTTAATTGATTATATAACTAACATTTCCTACTGATATGTGTTTGGAAAAGCAAATATACTTAAGTTTTAGAACACCAGTTGAGCACTTTACTGtgtacatttttctgttgacaGAGTATTTCTCTAGAGGTTGCTGCCAGTAATGTGAGATGAATAATTACTTTCAGGCCATTCTGTCTATACACGAGGCTCTCCGATGAGCAATCAGTAAAGGATACTTTCTGCCTCTCTGAAAGGACGTTTATAGGGTAAAGGGTGTCAAATACAATACTTACCACTGCAATGAAAGTGGATGTAGCAATTCTAGCCCCAAAAGCAGCTATCTGCAATTGGAAGAGTAACATGAAGTCATTATGAGctaaatatatgtaataaaaaatattaataattgaaaaaaagtaacaagCAATGTATTgttcagcaggaaaacagaatatTCTGGGTAATGGTGACGGGCTGATCCAAAAGCAGCTTATTTATTGTTTCAGATGGGAAATGAAGCCCTGGATCCAACTACTTTTAGTGCCCTTCATCACATAACAAGACCGGACATGTCTATGGACTGCTGCCTTCTCTGTGATGAAAATTAGTTTGAAATCCCTGCCAAccactattttttgtttgtttgttttcttctttctgtcttttcaggtTCACATGGGCACTCACATGTGGAACAGTACTCCTGCAAGACGAGGCAGACGACTTTCTGTAGATGGCCCCATGACATTTCTAGGAGGCAATCCTATAAAGTTCccagaaatgtttcagaaagatTTGGCTGCACGGTCAGGGAATGGAGACCCCTCCAGCTTCTGGAACCAGTACGCAGCCGCGCTCTCCAATGGCTTGGCCATGAAGACCAACGAGATCTCCGTCATCCAGAATGGCGGCATCCCACCGCCACCGGGGGGCCTGGGCAACGGGGGCAGCTCGCCCATCAGCGGCTTGACGGGAAGCCTGGAAAAGCTCCCGAATTCAGAACCCAACGCACCTCTAGCTGGTCTGGAGAAAATGGCAAGCAATGAAAATGGGACAAACTTCCGTTTTACACGTTTCGTGGAAGACAACAAAGAAATTGTAACAAATTAGAAAAAACTATAACATTCCTGAAATAGTGCAACCTAGGGTTGCTTTTTTCAAACTGCAAACTACAACAttgcaaagactttttttttgtaccatgTTCTACTTCTAGAGTTCTAAGAGAGCTTATTTATTAGTGATATAACCTTGCTTTGCAAACAAATGCAAGCATTAACTTTGGTCTCCTGTATTTTGAACTAAATACTAATCGACTAGAGTGCTGTAAAGTTGCTGTAACATTTATGGCAGTTGCAAGTCTGTTCTGCTAGGTGATCTTATTCTGGCATTAACTTATTTTCTATATCCAGTTTAACATGAACTCTGGTATTGATGCAATGCCTCAGTGATGCATTAGATCtctaataaaaatctgtatataAATGTACACTTTGATCCTGCTGGAAATTTTATCAGCACACacattgtttaatttttccaaacagaattaagaaaaagactgaaagaataTAGACTGAACAGTGTGGGTCCTTTACACAGCtcagtttttgatttttattataaaattaaaactgctttaatttttgtaggtttaacattttctgttttgaactgTTATTTGTATTGTGCTTTTTACTTGAGTTGTCTTAAATGTTAATACATTTCTGTACAGTAATAAGCACGCAGATTATTAGAGAAGATACTGAAGTGTTGTTTTGGTAGTTGAAACTGAGACGTAACATTTTGCCTTGTAGGTATATTCATTATAGAAAATGTGCTGGACTTTCACAATGCTGCTAAGTATAGCATCTTGAACAACTTCCGTGGACAACTGTAGATGCTCCTGTATATACAATAAGACAtcactttcattaaaatgtacataTGTTCCTTACAAGACCAAGCCCTACTCCTTGACCAAGGGAACAAGTAtagtgtttgtttattttgtattaggtatggggggggggcagggggaaccTTGGACTGTTACATGCACTTTCTTGGAaagttgaaaggaaaaagaggtcCAGTTTCTTTAACATTTAATACTTACTAACAGCAGAGATACTGTAATTTTACTCGAgtaatcaaatacattttttgcaaCAGATAAAATTTGCtgtctctgtgtttttaaagtgtACCTGTATTTAGTAATCATTTTGAATGTATTATTTAGCCTTTCCTTGGTTAACATGAACTGTCCAggttgtatgtgtgtgtttatatttgTAAGTATGGGTATACATATATGTACTGCATATTAATTGCTAGTATATTTTTCATACTCCCTAATAATGGGAACTTTCTCCTTAACTAATCAACTACGCCTTCTCATAAAATGGTagatatttgtcatttttcatttctttattaaaaaaaaaatgctgctagcAAAGACCTTATTGGGCCTAGGTAAGTTTCCTTTGAAGGGAATACTTTTTATCACATTTAAGGCTTGATTTGGTTCAAATGCTTTATAtttgatattaattttattatatgaGATTCTATGTTTGTGGCATGCTTACGCTGCTATATCTGTGTTAAGATGTCCACTTGCAAGCCTCCATGTATTATATGGAGTTTATAACttgattgtaaaaaaaaaaaaaaaaaaaaaaaaaaaaaaaatgctttggcCTTGCACATGATTTGGCTTCCCTTATGCATCTGCAATGATCGTTAACCTCAGTGGGAGTTTGGAGACAGAATCCAGCTTAGTATTTTCACCTTGTAGAGTTATATCTCCCtaacattattatttatgaaaaataaatcagcttgGCTGCCTTCAAATTAtagatgcttaaaaaaaaaaaaaaaaaaggaatgaccAATGTTATGTTCattgtgtatatacatatattttgtttacaaTTCCAAAATTCAGGTATTTTGCTTTGTGGGATTTCCTTTGATATCAGTATGTATGGGGGGAGTTGCCTGCCTTTTAGAAGTAATCTCCTtgctctccccccccctcccagtACCCTGAATTGCAATTGGGGCATAACAGAGGATTTAACACTGAAGTGATGGGGTGAGAAAAACTTTTCCTGAGGAATTTTACTATGATTATGAATACTTAGTAAAGTACAAACGCTGTAGCCTGAATACCTCTCGGACTCCACAACTTTAGAACGTTTTTCCCTGTGTGAACGCGACGGTTCCTCCGGTATACGATACGCGTTTCTGTTCGTGTGTAAGCTGTACGCTAGAGCCCGCCGGCTTGTCAATGTGAATATTTAAGAATTTCGAGTCACCGCTCGGTCTCAGAAAAAGGTAAATTAAACAGACTTTAATGCTTTTATCAACGCAATACTAACTAATTCTCCTTTGGAACCAAGCGTAGGTTTGCGCCCCTCGACTGGGGGCGGCCGTTGGGTGTGGCTGTTGGGAGCGACCGTTGGGGGTGACCGTTGGGGTTCGACCGTTGGGCGCGGCTGAGGTAACCCCCGCCCGCTGAGGGGAGGCGGGCGCCGCCCCGGGGAGCTCCCGCTCCTCGCCCCAGGTGAGGCGCCCTGGGGGGCGGCAGACCCCtcatctccctccctgcctgtcGGCGGGCGTTTCCTCAGGTCCTGGGGCAGCGGCGGGTTGCGAGGggcgaccccccccccccccgcccgggcCGCCTGATGGAGGAGACGGCGGGCGGCTTCTCCCCAGTTACTCCTGCCCGGGGGCAGCTGGCGCCGCTTCGTTTAGCTGCAGGCCTCCAAGGTGGGTGCGAGGAGGGCACCCTCCgtcccccagccctgtcccgGGGCCGTCAAGGAACCGAGAAGCTGGGAGGTACGGTGTGTgtgtcggggggggggggataattCATTCTGGGAAAGGAGGATGTTAAATTTCCCGTTATTTGacacggggctgggggaagtTCTCTCCACGAAGCCGCCCCCGGCAGGCGCACAAAGGTGCCCGCTTCGCCTCGATGTCTCCTGGTCACGGGCACGGCGTTAATCCTGTCAGGAATAgcgcttttcttttcctttacagtCCTGGTCGTGTGGCCGCGTTTTTCTCATTAGCAATaaaagtttttccttctttccttgctCCCTTCCCGCCCATCGCAATTTTATGatccattaaaataaagcacagagtcttttttttttttttttttttttttccatctcttcttttcctttcctaagcGCCAAAGATTGTTGAGCGCATTCATCTAATCAGCACGAGTAATTTTCCGCACCCAGAGACGTGATTTAGTTAAAAACGGGGCTGGTAGCGGGCACAACTTGCCCGGGCCGCCTGAGCTAAGCCTGGGGCTGAGGCTGCCGCTGGCAGCCCCCTTGTAGCCCCCTGGATCTGGGGGATGTCCCGGGAGAGGAGGCGGTGAGCCCCCAGGAGCGGCTGGCGGAGAGCAgccgccggccccgctgcgCTTCGCTTCCCCGGGCAccccggggagctgcgggcAGAGGGAGCGGAAGGCTGGGAGGGGTGTTGGGGGTGGGGGCTGGCCGAAGGGACCCAGCAGGCTGGAGAGAAAGTGCCTCTTCGGAGAGGCAGCAGCGAGGCTTCTCTATTGACGAAGTGGGGATGTGAGATGAAGGGGGGCAGCAAATTGCCTGGCTTATTTCACGTGCAGAGGATGCCCAAATCCAAATGCTTTTTGCCTGGGGAAAAGGTGGAGGGATTTCTGCTTTCCCCTGCGCCGGGATGTGATTTGAGACTTCTTCAGGGACAGGTTGCaagccctccctgctgcaggagtcCCCAAATCTCTTCCAccctatttgaaaaaaatatttgctgacCATCAAAACGCAACAGTTGCTGTTTGgtctgaccttttttttctggggagtGTACTTTTGCTTTTGGGAGTCCTCAAGTAGTGAGCTACCTGGTTGCATCTTTGCAGGAGGCCAGTTTTACTTGGCAAGTGAAGGTGTGACTatgtgtcttttatttttcccgTCTCCCTGCCAGACTGCAGtacttctcatttttatttatttatttatttatttattttaatcaaagtatCATTTTCTATCTGGTTTCCTTCCCTCATTAATATGCATTgacagaagttaaaataatgttttgcaaataaatgGGTGCAGTTAGTTATTCACACAAGCCAGAAGCAATGTTTTTTAGCTGTTGAGCTGAAATATAATGACTTACTTAAAGATTTAATGTACGATAAAATCTCATATATATACACCTATCTCTAGACACAAATGTTAAGGAGGAATAGAGGTTTGGAAATATCTGTCTTTAGGGAAGACCAGGAATAGTTGGAAAATGTGCACTTTCAGCTGAGAATAGAGTTCCAGATAGGTATGTTTATGTTCACTTTTCTGattttagtatttctgtttttttacaTATAGGCTATAGTTAATATCAGAACGGCAACCTGGAGCCAGTCCCTCTGCCACTACTGGCAATGGCCTAGCAGATGCCTATGAAATGGCAAGTGCACAGTGATTCTTCCTTGGGGAGATCTCCTCGTTCTAGAGACACGAGATACTGGGACTTCCTGAACTACGTGCAGTGACTGGAGTGCTTCACAAGTAAGTGGGTGCGAGCATGGCAATGATTGAAATTAAGTTTCAAGCACAAATCATATTATAGCTTTCTCCTACTATGAGtgtcttcagtttctgttttatcttcagtttttctttagatgtgtattttttttttaatcctcagtCTAAAGATCGTAAGAGTAAAAATCACTTAATGATATGGGAAGAGGAGCACTACAGGTGAGCAcaggagagggggaaagagaaatcTTTTAATGATCAAGTCCACTTAGCATTGAGGGAGCTGGTGAAAACTGAGGTGTTGAAGGCATCCTCTGCAATGCTGTGCATGGTGGCTGGGGCCATGGGCTTGTGTACAGATGACTACGTACAGTGTACCTGTGAGAACTACTGGAGAGTTGTAGAGTGAGGAAGTGATGACATCTTCCTTTCCATAGCAGTTAACTAATCTAACGCAAATTGCAGGCTCTTCTTAACTTTTGGAAGTTACTGTaacttttgaaaagcagtttccaTCTGGTTAGATGAATACCAAAAGCATCTCCATGCCTATGTCAGTTTCAATCATGAGTGTAAAAAAGGAAGGGCCTTACTGGAACCTTCTGCCCTGAAACTTCTGGTgtcatttccttctctgagaAAGAAGTCTCTCCATGTTAGCAGGCATTCACGACATCTATACAGACAGCTCCTTTGATCGGGGCAGTGCTGAAGTGCaaaggtctattttttttttttttatttaaaggttttaaaaatgcagcatcaCAATGTCAGGTGGGTGTAGCagaagccctgcagcacctggcaTCAGGTGGTGCAACACAAGCAGTATTTGGGATtgaatatggaaagaaaaaagtggagtGGTCAGGCACAACATCATAAATCTAGCCCCACTGgtcactgctttgtttttgatgcttttttttttttccatgaaaaatagtttgaaagCTGAGCCAACGAGAGTAACCAGATGAATAATGTTAAGACTTTCTTCAGACCAGTACGATTTTGATAATGAGCTTTCTTTAGCTGTGATTAATtctaaattttcttcctttcaatgGCATTTTAAAGTGACACTTAATACATAGTGAAGCCAACATTTGTTCCATGTGTACAGTAATTAAGGGGATAAACATCCTCAATGCTAAGTATGTGTTCATATGAACTTTTATCATTCTGTTGGCTAGAGAATCTAGCAAATAGTAAATTGTAGGGAGAGACATAAATGATTTCAAAGGTCTGTAGGCTTTAGTTGCCCAGACTGAATACCGAGTCCTGCTGGCAAGTTATGTCAGAGCTGCCGAGGAGGATGAGGCTGTTTGTGACGGTTAGCTTGGCCGTGGGGATCCCATAATACCAGCACACACCTTTGGTGCTGACAAGCCTAAATGAATTGTGTCCCCTGCTTAAGCCTGTTCAACCTGTTTTGGTTTCTAACACTGAGTGTCTGAGCACTGCACAAACGATTTCTCTAAAAGTGTCCAAGGTAGTTTAAGATGTAActatctttctctttccatccagaagattatttttgttccctGAGACCTTCACCCCTCCCTGCTTAAACGGGTGGAATAAATCATATAAACACTCTATTCATATTACTGCAAAaacagtgtgatttttttttttttccttttacttggTATATAAGGCTTTAAGATAGAAGTTGTGAACATGCCTGGTGCACTTGGGACAAATCTTAAGAAGAAGCTCTTATGAAACTGGAGGTAGAGCTGATGTGTCTGTGAGTCAGGGAGAAAAGAATTTGTAAAGCTACAACTTCTTTGAGACAGaatttaatgatattttacaTTCCAATCCAAGCCTCCTAAAGGGCCAACTGCCTAGAAAAGAGGCTTAGCTTAAAATGCCACTGAAGGCCATTTAAGACAGCGTGTCCAACTTTGCACTGAAGTGGAGGAAGAACACTCCATAATTTGTCCTGTTGTGACAGAGCATTAGCAGTAACAGCTTAAAACGCCAAGGCTATTTCTTCAGCCATCTCCTTACTGATGTTAGGTAGCTGCCTAGAGTCACTTGTCTTGCTTGACCTATACAGAACAGCAGACTGTGCTCCTATGTTCTCTCCTGGATTTGATGAAGTTATTAAACCAATTCTCTCTTTCCAAAGCTGTATGCATTCATGCTGGCATCCTCGATAAAGCTGggacacaaacaaaaaagcaaacaaaacagtcaCAATAGTATTCAATGCACTTAAACTTGgaggaaatgaaaatcaatatttgtcaaatggagggaaaaggtaaaaTGGACTGAGGAAAAATGTCTGGCTTTCTTAAAAGCCAttagtgaaaatgaaaagttgacAGCaatactgaaatttaatttaatgcatAGGTGCTgtttgaacagatttttttttctctccctccaccTCTATCCACTGACGCTTAGACTAGCTTGGTGCACACACTTTAATATTGATGCTGTTGAATTGAacttattacattttaattgtgCGTAGTTTGGAGCCTTGAAGCTTTATGTAAAGGTTTTGCCTGTGTTAAACCGTGAGGGCCTTATTTAGTAAGTGAAACTTCCATCTTCTGGGCATGTGTCACCTTGGGCAAGTTCTTCTAATCTATCGATATGCTCCATAAAATATTGCTAACAATAGTTCCTTACTTTTcgttttcatttattttaaatatttagataagAAATTGTTCAGAATAGTCTTTTACTGTATGTGCATACTACATAGGTGCTCATGGAACAGAAATGGTTATAAATATCTTATAAAACTAAGCATGTGGCATTGTAAAGGTCACatttattcagaagaaaaatgctggcaGCAGTTCTGTCCCCACAATGCCCCACAACTTCAAATTTCAGGGCTGTTCAATATTTTGCCATCTCAATTTACATAATACTCAATTTAAACCATCACaaagaaacatgatttttagAAAGTGCTGGGCCTGCTCTGACCAAAAATTAGGCTTTTTAAAAGTGTTGATACAAATTCACCTAAACTCAGTAATGTTCTGTGGAAACAAATGGCTGAAATCCCATGACAGAGGACAGTTACCAGCTGATGTGCTAGACTGACATAATGAGATTGTTCTTCTGTTAGCCCTATCTGGCAGCAGTTtgcaaaaaaagtgttttgtttgtttgtttgtttttaattattatttttatggctagtaaaaggaaagcaattattttgtcGTTTGAGTAGTCTTTGTGTGTGAGTGGGGCAACATGCTGACAGATCCCGATCTGTGATCCTGTAGCTGAAATGGCACATGCCTGTGGGGAGCTGTGTGCTCTTGGCCCGCCACAGAGGGCCAAACCCAGGCTGCTACATTTCCAGATTAGTTTT
This genomic window from Oxyura jamaicensis isolate SHBP4307 breed ruddy duck chromosome 11 unlocalized genomic scaffold, BPBGC_Ojam_1.0 oxy11_random_OJ106701, whole genome shotgun sequence contains:
- the LOC118157809 gene encoding sal-like protein 1 isoform X2, encoding MRGANTRGGAAGQRRLGRAGDTEKGQANRTTKNKDAHVCGRCCAEFFELSDLLQHKKNCTKNQLVLIVNENPASPSETFPPSSPSDNPDEQMNDTVNNTDQVDCSDLSEHNKLDKEESMDVEASSINNSSSSSKSVNNSITSSNSSTMGTSAVTTSLPHIGDLTTLGNFSVINSNVIIENLQSTKVAVAQFSQEARCNGASNNKLAVPALMEQLLALQQQQIHQLQLIEQIRHQILLLASQNTDMPTSSSPSQGTLRTSANPLSTLSSHLSQQLAAAAGLAQSLASQSASISGVKQLPPIQLPQSNLGNTIIPSSSGSSPNINILAAAVTTPSSEKVASSIGGSQLSNPPVSASSSPAFAISSLLSPASNPLLPQPTPNNSVFSSPLSNIGTPAEDLNSLTALAQQRKSKPPNVTAFEAKSNSDEAFFKHKCRFCAKVFGSDSALQIHLRSHTGERPFKCNICGNRFSTKGNLKVHFQRHKEKYPHIQMNPYPVPEHLDNIPTSTGIPYGMSIPPEKPVTSWLDSKPVLSTLTTSVGLPLPPTIPSLTPFIKTEEPQPIPISHPSASPPCSVKSDSGTADPTSKISNGLSDEVEAGALPTSNGKTEENPQNASSVTNVSSSVSSPAADSGSSSVATFTNPLMPLMSEQFKAKFPFGGLLDSTPASETSKLQQLVENIDKKATDPNECIICHRVLSCQSALKMHYRTHTGERPFKCKICGRAFTTKGNLKTHYSVHRAMPPLRVQHSCPICQKKFTNAVVLQQHIRMHMGGQIPNTPVTENYPESMESDTGSFDDKNFDDIDNFSDENMEDCPDSSVPDTPKSADASQDSLSSSPLPLEMSSIAALENQMKMINAGLAEQLQASLKSVENGSVEGDVLTNDSSSVGGDMESQSAGSPAVSESTSSMQALSPSNSTNDYHKSPSIEDKPVRALPSEFANGLSPTPANSGALDLTSSNTDKMIKEESLSMLFPFRDRGKFKNTACDICGKTFACQSALDIHYRSHTKERPFICTVCNRGFSTKGNLKQHMLTHQMRDLPSQLFEPSSSIGPNQNSSVMPANSLSSLIKTEVNGFMHGSPQDSKETPSGLAAAGPLSSSATSPVLLPALPRRTPKQHYCNTCGKTFSSSSALQIHERTHTGEKPFACTICGRAFTTKGNLKVHMGTHMWNSTPARRGRRLSVDGPMTFLGGNPIKFPEMFQKDLAARSGNGDPSSFWNQYAAALSNGLAMKTNEISVIQNGGIPPPPGGLGNGGSSPISGLTGSLEKLPNSEPNAPLAGLEKMASNENGTNFRFTRFVEDNKEIVTN